From the Synechococcus sp. HK01-R genome, one window contains:
- a CDS encoding sigma-70 family RNA polymerase sigma factor produces the protein MKQQQCKRNRRVRQHLDLVLPLARYYVLRTNVDMDDLIQVGRLGLIRAANLYSESRGVPFSAYARPHIRGAILHYLRDSHGLVRLPRSIQDQASRGRSNGVDKPWESASTMGVSWLPHRTRWVSLDESNVQLAIDEKESAMHSLGRWERYEQLISELKRLPKDELTSIQAVILQGRSLRQTGRALGVSAMTIHRRVKRGLERLSCRCSDLGMA, from the coding sequence ATGAAACAGCAACAATGCAAGCGAAATCGACGGGTGCGACAGCATCTCGACCTCGTGTTGCCCCTGGCACGCTATTACGTCCTGAGAACCAACGTCGACATGGATGACCTCATCCAGGTCGGGCGACTCGGACTGATCCGAGCAGCAAACCTGTACAGCGAATCTCGAGGTGTTCCCTTTAGTGCCTATGCAAGACCGCACATCAGAGGAGCCATCCTGCATTACCTGCGTGACAGCCATGGATTGGTCAGGCTGCCCAGATCAATTCAGGATCAAGCGTCTAGGGGACGAAGCAACGGCGTTGATAAGCCCTGGGAGAGCGCATCGACCATGGGAGTGAGCTGGTTGCCCCATCGAACGCGCTGGGTCAGCCTTGATGAGAGCAACGTCCAGCTCGCCATCGATGAGAAGGAGTCAGCGATGCACTCGCTGGGACGCTGGGAGCGCTACGAGCAACTGATCAGCGAGCTGAAGCGTCTACCCAAGGATGAGCTAACCTCCATTCAGGCAGTGATCTTGCAAGGACGCAGTTTGCGGCAAACCGGTCGAGCCCTCGGCGTCAGTGCGATGACCATTCAC